The following proteins come from a genomic window of Pelagicoccus albus:
- a CDS encoding TolC family protein: protein MNTRFLSLIVTLYSLALLSPLSAQRENDANVSNLSLRSAIDKALAQNLGLRIQSLDPEIADEAVIGQEAAFDPTIYSRANLSQSDLDWQDSDGNQRQTTSDSRSYSLGVTKRVTTGGQLTASASQSRSDGSSFNSELGQLVGGALSERASLSLEFTQPLLRDFGRKVNLAPLRRAESQARVADLQTRNAVFDLLQEIEVYYWRLSDAYQRLELSKSNLELSQKQLEEAEEREKLGLSTSLERLQAEANLAQRQEQIIRAEQSIRGASDDLLSAMGSLDDQVALEPNFVVNGLPESTTDIPEFSAVLDTAFERNFASDIQEEVLEQLEQSKILAKNEQRPQVDLSLSSSYNGLSPISGTDAFDEAFDRRGDDWGLGLSFSLPWGRRSAKSSLRQTLYQIDQAELRLAEIKQDLLRSVRAAWRNLDTARQQLNAAKLVVALQEATYEQERSKYEEGLSTFRTLLESQRDLDVAKQSLLDAQLSMIESEINLSRVEGTLLERHGIEWNDTLPRP from the coding sequence GTGAATACCCGATTTCTCTCCCTTATCGTTACCTTGTATTCGCTTGCATTGCTCTCACCTTTATCGGCTCAGAGAGAAAACGATGCGAACGTCTCGAACCTTTCGCTGCGATCGGCTATCGACAAGGCTCTCGCCCAGAACTTGGGCCTGCGTATCCAATCATTGGATCCGGAAATTGCCGATGAGGCGGTCATTGGCCAAGAGGCTGCTTTCGACCCCACCATCTACTCTCGAGCTAATTTAAGCCAGAGCGACCTGGATTGGCAGGACTCGGACGGAAATCAGCGTCAAACGACATCCGACTCTCGCTCCTATTCTCTCGGCGTCACGAAGCGCGTGACCACCGGCGGCCAATTAACGGCGAGTGCTAGCCAATCCCGCAGCGACGGCTCGAGCTTTAACTCAGAACTTGGACAGCTCGTAGGAGGAGCGCTCAGCGAGCGAGCTTCCCTCTCACTGGAGTTTACCCAACCCTTACTCAGAGATTTTGGCAGAAAGGTTAACCTTGCCCCGCTACGAAGGGCGGAATCGCAAGCTCGTGTCGCCGACCTGCAGACCCGCAACGCCGTATTCGACCTACTTCAGGAAATCGAGGTCTACTACTGGCGCCTATCCGATGCCTATCAAAGACTCGAACTGAGCAAGTCCAACTTAGAGCTCTCCCAAAAGCAGTTAGAAGAAGCCGAAGAACGCGAAAAACTGGGCTTGTCCACCAGTTTGGAACGACTGCAGGCGGAAGCCAACCTGGCTCAACGCCAGGAGCAGATTATTCGAGCAGAGCAATCGATTCGGGGAGCCAGCGACGATCTTCTATCTGCGATGGGCTCACTCGACGATCAAGTGGCCCTAGAACCCAACTTTGTCGTGAACGGACTGCCCGAATCCACAACGGATATCCCGGAATTTTCCGCAGTCCTAGATACCGCCTTTGAGAGAAACTTCGCTAGCGATATTCAAGAGGAAGTCCTCGAACAGTTGGAACAATCGAAGATCTTGGCGAAGAACGAGCAACGCCCTCAAGTCGACTTGAGCCTCTCTAGCTCCTACAATGGATTGTCGCCCATCAGCGGGACGGACGCATTCGACGAAGCCTTCGACCGGAGGGGTGACGACTGGGGTCTTGGACTCAGTTTCAGCCTTCCATGGGGAAGACGGAGCGCAAAGTCCTCACTCCGCCAAACACTCTACCAAATCGATCAAGCCGAGCTGCGCTTGGCTGAAATTAAACAGGACCTGCTACGCTCGGTCCGTGCCGCGTGGAGAAACCTGGATACAGCTCGCCAACAGTTGAACGCTGCGAAACTGGTCGTCGCCCTGCAAGAGGCTACCTACGAGCAAGAGCGCTCCAAATACGAAGAAGGCCTCTCCACTTTCCGCACCTTGCTGGAGAGCCAACGCGATTTGGATGTGGCGAAACAGAGCCTGCTAGACGCTCAGCTTTCTATGATCGAATCTGAAATCAACCTATCCCGCGTCGAAGGTACCCTTTTGGAAAGACACGGTATCGAATGGAACGATACACTTCCACGCCCCTGA
- a CDS encoding alpha-glucuronidase family glycosyl hydrolase: MTKRIRLILLTAVLALYSYATAEDGYRLWLRYEPLEDAADYLRQIGDTEAGETNETSALAVEELKLGLDGLLGTSRSSKAPKILLGTPESNKAIAKLDLDLSDLGEEGFWVAAAGTKKKKQIVITANTDQGVLYGVFAFLRHLQTEQDLDGLNLKSTPRIEHRLLNHWDNLTRTVERTMAGASIFNWFDLPYYVEPYYHDYARACASIGINGTVLTNVNSNATILRPQYLEKVAALADTFRPYGIKVYLTARFSAPIEIGGLETADPLEPEVIKWWTDKINEIYEYVPDFGGFLVKANSEGQPGPQSYHRDHADGANLLARALAPHQGIVMWRAFVYEFETQEDRHKQAYTEFTGLDGKFEPNVLIQTKNGAIDFMPREPFHPLFGSTPETPLALELQIAQEYTGGDIHMVYLAPMWKEALSADTYVEGVGSTVAKVIDGSVYGHETSAIAGVANIGNARNWTGHPMAAANWYAFGRLAWDYDLSSEQIADEWTRMTFGNESSTVETIESMLLASYENMVSYSMPLGLHHIMYPGHHYGPGPWHDEGRPDWTSIYYHQANEDGIGFDRTETGSDALSQYAPEIIEQWGSPKTIPEKFLLWFHHVDWDFEMKSGNTLWQEICLTYQEGVDGVSEMIGQWESLEGRIDEQRYARVSALLHRQLQDAKFYKDACLAYFHTFAQRPYPEGVEAPEYDLEHYKSFELYHVPGDPGEQW, encoded by the coding sequence ATGACCAAAAGAATACGACTAATCCTTCTGACAGCCGTTTTGGCCCTATATTCCTACGCGACCGCCGAAGATGGCTACCGACTTTGGCTAAGATACGAACCCCTCGAAGATGCGGCTGATTACCTCCGCCAGATTGGTGACACCGAAGCCGGCGAAACAAATGAAACATCGGCACTTGCCGTAGAAGAGCTAAAGCTCGGCCTAGACGGATTACTGGGGACGAGCCGATCCTCCAAGGCTCCTAAAATCTTACTCGGCACCCCCGAAAGCAACAAAGCCATCGCTAAGCTCGACCTTGACCTGTCTGATCTAGGCGAGGAAGGCTTCTGGGTCGCGGCCGCCGGAACGAAAAAGAAAAAGCAGATCGTCATAACCGCCAACACCGATCAAGGCGTGCTGTATGGCGTATTCGCTTTTTTAAGACACCTTCAAACCGAGCAAGACCTTGACGGTCTAAACCTCAAGAGCACACCACGAATCGAGCATCGTTTGCTGAATCACTGGGACAACCTCACGCGGACTGTTGAACGCACCATGGCGGGGGCTTCCATATTCAATTGGTTCGACCTGCCCTACTATGTAGAGCCCTATTACCACGACTATGCTCGAGCCTGCGCCTCAATTGGAATCAACGGGACGGTGCTTACGAATGTTAACTCCAACGCAACAATTCTCCGCCCACAGTACTTGGAGAAAGTAGCCGCTCTCGCCGACACCTTCCGTCCTTACGGTATCAAAGTTTACCTGACCGCACGCTTTTCAGCCCCGATCGAAATCGGCGGCCTAGAAACGGCGGATCCCCTCGAACCAGAAGTTATAAAATGGTGGACCGACAAGATTAACGAAATCTACGAATATGTACCGGACTTCGGTGGATTCCTCGTTAAGGCCAACTCGGAAGGCCAGCCGGGCCCGCAATCCTACCACCGCGACCATGCCGATGGAGCTAACCTTCTAGCCCGTGCCTTGGCTCCGCATCAGGGTATCGTAATGTGGCGTGCCTTCGTCTATGAGTTCGAAACTCAAGAAGATCGCCACAAGCAAGCCTACACCGAGTTCACCGGATTGGATGGCAAGTTTGAACCCAATGTTTTGATACAAACTAAAAATGGGGCCATAGACTTTATGCCTCGCGAGCCTTTCCATCCACTCTTTGGCTCGACCCCCGAAACCCCGCTGGCGCTTGAGTTGCAAATCGCTCAAGAATACACCGGCGGCGATATACATATGGTTTATCTCGCTCCCATGTGGAAAGAAGCTTTATCGGCTGATACCTATGTTGAGGGGGTCGGATCCACTGTTGCAAAAGTGATAGATGGTTCAGTCTATGGGCATGAAACCTCCGCCATCGCCGGAGTGGCAAATATTGGAAACGCTAGGAACTGGACCGGGCACCCAATGGCAGCGGCTAACTGGTACGCCTTCGGACGACTGGCCTGGGATTACGATCTAAGCTCTGAACAGATAGCGGACGAGTGGACGCGAATGACTTTCGGCAACGAAAGTAGCACAGTCGAAACCATTGAATCGATGTTGCTAGCCTCCTATGAAAACATGGTCAGCTACTCCATGCCTTTGGGACTTCATCATATCATGTATCCTGGACATCACTACGGCCCTGGACCATGGCACGATGAGGGGCGTCCTGACTGGACTTCTATATATTATCACCAGGCAAACGAAGACGGAATCGGCTTCGATCGTACCGAGACTGGATCCGACGCGCTTTCCCAATATGCTCCCGAAATTATCGAACAATGGGGCTCGCCAAAAACGATACCCGAAAAGTTCCTGCTGTGGTTCCACCATGTAGATTGGGATTTCGAAATGAAAAGTGGCAATACCCTGTGGCAAGAGATTTGTCTGACCTATCAGGAGGGAGTCGATGGCGTATCGGAAATGATTGGACAGTGGGAAAGTCTCGAAGGCCGTATCGATGAGCAACGTTACGCTCGCGTCAGCGCCTTGCTCCACCGCCAACTCCAGGATGCGAAATTCTACAAGGACGCCTGCCTCGCCTACTTCCACACCTTTGCACAACGACCCTACCCAGAAGGGGTCGAAGCCCCAGAGTATGATCTGGAGCACTACAAGTCTTTCGAGCTATATCATGTGCCAGGTGACCCGGGAGAACAGTGGTAG
- a CDS encoding ABC transporter permease: MSRKSKPKTMLLSDLIEQSFSSLGANFLRSFLTILGVSIGVFSVVGVMTALSAVRHSIDTSLNVFGADVLQVTRDPAIQLTPGPRHRNRGRQPISPRQAETFKQEMDALGIPTTLTASDSNERASYGTNKTQPRIRIVGTNENYLITNKYELDFGRNLTPADIEFNRPVVVIGREMLEELFVNEDPIEKQINMDGQKYIVVGVLQERGEIFGQSMDNIALIPHSKFVENNWHRRRSMEIAVQADSVGSLEDVEDIVIGGMRRARELQPEDENDFEITSNEALQAAFAEIAVIVGIGGLLISGIALVCAGIGIMNIMLVSVTERTREIGVRKALGARKRSILSQFLLEAIFLSEVGAAIGIFIGITVGNIIATQFNATMIIPWFWIGAAVGICSLIGIGFGFLPALRASNLHPVEALRHE; this comes from the coding sequence ATGAGTAGGAAGTCGAAGCCAAAAACCATGCTGCTCTCGGACCTAATCGAGCAGTCTTTTTCCTCTCTCGGGGCCAATTTCCTACGCTCTTTCCTGACCATCCTCGGCGTGTCCATTGGCGTCTTTTCGGTAGTCGGGGTTATGACTGCGCTTTCCGCGGTCAGGCATAGCATCGATACGAGCCTAAACGTTTTTGGAGCCGACGTTCTTCAGGTTACCAGAGATCCAGCCATCCAGCTAACTCCGGGCCCTCGTCACCGTAATCGTGGCCGCCAGCCCATTTCTCCTCGCCAGGCAGAAACCTTCAAGCAGGAGATGGACGCCCTCGGCATCCCGACTACATTGACCGCGAGCGACAGCAACGAGCGGGCAAGTTACGGCACAAACAAAACGCAACCGCGTATCCGGATTGTTGGCACTAATGAAAACTATCTCATCACCAACAAGTACGAACTCGATTTCGGACGTAACCTAACTCCCGCCGACATCGAGTTTAACCGCCCTGTGGTCGTCATAGGTCGTGAGATGCTGGAGGAGCTTTTTGTCAACGAGGACCCCATCGAAAAGCAGATCAACATGGATGGGCAAAAGTACATCGTAGTTGGTGTGCTTCAGGAACGCGGAGAAATTTTTGGGCAGTCCATGGACAACATCGCCCTTATCCCGCATTCCAAATTCGTCGAAAATAACTGGCACCGCCGCCGTTCGATGGAAATCGCGGTACAGGCGGACTCGGTCGGTTCACTGGAGGATGTGGAGGACATCGTCATTGGCGGCATGCGCAGAGCACGCGAGCTTCAACCCGAGGACGAAAACGATTTTGAAATAACTTCCAATGAAGCCCTTCAGGCCGCCTTCGCGGAAATTGCCGTTATCGTGGGAATTGGCGGGCTCTTAATTAGCGGTATCGCCCTGGTGTGCGCAGGCATCGGTATTATGAATATCATGCTGGTGAGCGTTACCGAGCGGACACGAGAAATCGGAGTAAGAAAAGCCTTGGGAGCTCGCAAGCGGAGCATCCTCTCCCAGTTTTTGCTGGAAGCGATTTTCCTATCCGAAGTGGGTGCCGCGATCGGGATCTTTATTGGGATCACGGTCGGTAACATCATAGCGACTCAATTCAACGCCACCATGATCATCCCGTGGTTTTGGATCGGGGCCGCGGTCGGGATTTGTTCGCTGATCGGCATCGGATTCGGATTCCTGCCGGCTCTGCGAGCTTCCAATCTACACCCAGTCGAAGCGCTCCGCCACGAGTAG
- a CDS encoding efflux RND transporter periplasmic adaptor subunit: MKKRYWITGILIVVGGLAFVSRMNKGEEITEVTVGKVSKGDITSIVTATGKVYPEVEVSISSEVAGEIIELGVKDGQKVEKGDLLVSVNPDRLEAQVLQQEAALRASKSNASEAKARLLQTELDLKRLKSLFEKGFATQEQVDEGETNLEIARASYQATLSRIEQQEMQLKEANDSLAKATSYSPISGTITSLSSELGDRVVGTGQFEGTEIMTVADLSQMEIQVDVSESDIVQVKIGDTATIEIDALPDQEFKGEVSAIANSATGGENSSDQLTTFQVKVRLIDPTDQIRPGMTATADIKTETVTDVLKIPLQAVTVRSKAEVAKQLGEGGSEEEGERPSGQGHPNGSGSGGGPGGPPSGAGGFGKKDNLERIVFVFENDKVSLVRVKTGLADNRSIEIQSGLEEGQQIVTGGYRVLTRELEHGKTVKIAENKAGGNFQRPNK, encoded by the coding sequence ATGAAAAAACGCTACTGGATAACTGGCATTCTAATTGTCGTCGGCGGACTTGCGTTCGTCAGCCGCATGAACAAAGGCGAAGAAATCACGGAGGTAACCGTTGGCAAAGTCTCCAAGGGCGACATCACCAGCATCGTCACCGCGACCGGCAAAGTTTATCCCGAAGTCGAAGTTAGCATCTCCTCAGAAGTCGCCGGTGAGATCATCGAACTTGGAGTCAAAGACGGACAAAAGGTCGAGAAGGGGGATCTGCTAGTAAGCGTCAACCCGGACCGTCTTGAAGCGCAAGTGCTCCAGCAGGAGGCCGCCTTACGGGCCAGTAAGTCCAACGCTTCCGAAGCAAAAGCTCGGCTCCTGCAAACCGAGCTCGACCTGAAGCGTTTGAAAAGCCTTTTCGAGAAAGGCTTCGCCACCCAAGAGCAAGTCGACGAGGGCGAGACCAATCTAGAAATCGCTCGGGCATCCTACCAGGCCACCCTCTCGCGCATCGAACAGCAGGAGATGCAGCTCAAGGAAGCAAACGACTCTCTCGCCAAAGCGACCAGCTACTCTCCGATTAGTGGCACGATCACCTCCCTGAGTTCCGAACTTGGCGACCGCGTGGTTGGAACTGGCCAGTTTGAAGGAACCGAGATCATGACGGTGGCCGACCTCTCCCAGATGGAAATTCAAGTGGATGTTTCCGAGTCTGACATCGTTCAGGTCAAGATTGGCGACACCGCCACCATCGAAATTGACGCTCTCCCCGATCAGGAATTCAAGGGCGAGGTTTCGGCCATTGCGAATTCCGCAACCGGCGGTGAAAATTCAAGCGACCAGCTGACTACCTTTCAGGTCAAAGTCCGCCTGATTGATCCAACCGATCAGATCCGTCCGGGCATGACTGCCACCGCAGACATAAAAACCGAAACGGTTACCGACGTACTCAAAATCCCCTTACAGGCAGTTACAGTGCGATCAAAGGCGGAAGTTGCCAAACAATTGGGAGAAGGCGGATCTGAGGAGGAAGGCGAAAGACCATCAGGACAAGGTCATCCAAATGGAAGCGGTTCCGGAGGCGGACCTGGTGGTCCACCGTCCGGAGCTGGAGGATTTGGCAAGAAAGACAATCTGGAACGAATCGTATTCGTATTCGAAAACGACAAAGTCAGTCTCGTCCGCGTAAAGACTGGATTGGCTGACAACCGGTCGATTGAAATCCAATCGGGACTGGAAGAAGGACAGCAAATCGTGACCGGCGGCTACCGTGTGCTCACCCGTGAGCTCGAACACGGCAAGACCGTCAAAATCGCAGAAAACAAAGCCGGCGGCAATTTCCAGCGCCCGAACAAGTGA
- a CDS encoding ABC transporter ATP-binding protein produces the protein MSETIIQITGVKKIYDLGKAKVHALDGVDLRIHENDYVAIMGPSGSGKSTLMNMLGCLDTPSEGQYFFGGEDVAKMNDNALADIRNRRIGFVFQSFNLLPRATILRNVELPLVYAGIPKRIRAERAQAALEQVGLGNRVSHRPNELSGGQRQRVAIARALVTEPSIILADEPTGNLDSKTGNEIMDLFEGLYSKGNTIILVTHEEDIAQHARRLVRLRDGVVESDVVTPR, from the coding sequence GTGAGCGAAACCATAATCCAGATCACTGGGGTCAAGAAAATCTATGACCTCGGCAAGGCCAAGGTTCACGCTCTCGACGGAGTGGACCTGAGGATCCACGAAAACGATTACGTGGCGATCATGGGTCCATCCGGAAGCGGCAAGTCGACCTTGATGAACATGCTCGGTTGTTTGGATACACCCTCGGAGGGGCAATACTTCTTTGGCGGTGAGGACGTGGCTAAGATGAACGACAACGCCTTGGCAGACATTCGAAATCGCCGAATCGGATTCGTATTCCAAAGCTTCAACCTACTGCCGCGCGCTACCATTCTGCGAAACGTCGAGCTACCGCTTGTCTACGCTGGGATCCCCAAACGGATCCGAGCCGAGCGCGCTCAAGCAGCCTTGGAGCAAGTTGGCCTCGGCAATCGCGTGAGTCACCGTCCAAACGAACTTTCGGGAGGCCAACGTCAGCGTGTCGCTATCGCTAGAGCGCTCGTTACGGAACCTTCCATCATCCTTGCCGACGAACCGACCGGAAATCTCGATTCGAAAACCGGCAACGAGATCATGGATCTCTTTGAAGGTCTCTACTCGAAGGGCAATACCATCATTCTCGTAACTCACGAAGAAGACATCGCTCAACACGCTCGCCGACTCGTTCGCTTGCGAGATGGTGTGGTCGAAAGCGACGTCGTCACCCCACGTTAA
- a CDS encoding MFS transporter, which translates to MSDKASQKLTFTEKFGYSLGDGSANFVFQVLLWYQQPYFIEVFGLGPTVLFWLLLGGRLYDAITDPAMGIISDRTKTRWGQFRPWILWSAIPFAGVFWLTFTKPDLGPVGLTAYAIIAYLILMSVYTMNNVPYAALAGVMSSDPDERTSIQQYRFFTAMAASFVVQTFTIPWVAKFGQGDDAKGWSITIGIFAAISFLFFLGTFATTRERVPVGKSAPVKDDMRDLRQNRPWLILFGVTLFIFITLSFRGGPMYYFMAQYMDSDTLVNFVAKFGFVASPDGNISFGQKILDTIGLLVQPDRSNGSSVAIGVFGMAGNIVTLIGVAFSKKIVHAFGKKNMFVVCLAGTTIVTASIFVVGPYDVTTLFILSLLWPATYGPTIPVLWVMIADTADFSEWKTGRRATGFVFAGIVFALKAGLALGGAFSAKIMQWHGYESGAANTDAAQFAIRISATIYSAVPLGIAVLLLLVYPIGKNLNAQMVEQLKIRRENASD; encoded by the coding sequence ATGAGTGACAAAGCTTCTCAAAAGCTGACTTTTACCGAAAAGTTCGGCTACAGCCTCGGCGACGGATCGGCCAATTTCGTCTTTCAAGTTCTCCTCTGGTACCAGCAACCCTACTTCATCGAAGTCTTCGGATTAGGCCCCACCGTCCTTTTTTGGCTCCTGTTAGGAGGTCGTCTCTACGATGCCATCACGGATCCAGCCATGGGCATCATTTCCGACCGAACCAAAACCCGCTGGGGTCAATTCAGACCGTGGATACTTTGGTCCGCCATCCCGTTTGCGGGCGTATTTTGGCTGACCTTCACAAAGCCAGATCTAGGTCCAGTCGGCCTCACAGCTTACGCAATCATCGCCTACCTGATATTGATGTCGGTCTACACCATGAACAATGTGCCCTACGCGGCTCTGGCTGGGGTGATGTCTTCCGATCCCGACGAGCGAACCAGCATCCAGCAGTACCGGTTTTTTACCGCCATGGCGGCATCCTTCGTGGTGCAAACCTTCACAATCCCCTGGGTGGCGAAGTTTGGTCAAGGCGACGATGCTAAGGGTTGGTCCATCACCATCGGCATATTCGCGGCAATCTCGTTTCTCTTCTTCTTAGGCACCTTCGCGACCACACGAGAACGTGTCCCCGTGGGGAAATCCGCCCCTGTAAAAGACGACATGCGGGACCTCCGCCAAAATCGCCCATGGCTGATTCTATTCGGAGTAACCCTCTTCATATTCATTACCCTGTCATTCCGAGGGGGCCCCATGTACTACTTCATGGCCCAATATATGGATTCTGATACTTTGGTGAATTTCGTAGCCAAATTCGGGTTCGTCGCCTCTCCGGATGGTAATATTTCTTTCGGTCAAAAAATATTGGATACGATCGGACTTCTCGTTCAGCCAGACCGATCAAATGGCTCCTCAGTGGCGATCGGGGTCTTTGGCATGGCCGGAAATATCGTCACGCTCATCGGAGTCGCCTTCTCCAAAAAGATCGTACACGCCTTCGGAAAGAAGAACATGTTTGTCGTATGTCTCGCCGGCACGACCATCGTGACCGCCTCGATTTTTGTGGTTGGTCCCTACGATGTTACTACCCTTTTCATTTTGTCGCTTCTCTGGCCAGCCACCTACGGTCCAACGATCCCCGTCCTTTGGGTAATGATCGCGGATACCGCAGATTTCTCAGAATGGAAAACAGGTCGTCGGGCAACCGGATTTGTTTTTGCCGGCATCGTTTTCGCCTTGAAGGCTGGGCTTGCTCTAGGTGGAGCCTTCAGCGCCAAGATAATGCAATGGCACGGCTACGAATCAGGGGCCGCCAACACCGACGCTGCCCAATTCGCTATTCGCATTTCTGCCACTATCTATTCGGCAGTTCCACTGGGAATCGCGGTTCTATTGCTTCTCGTTTACCCGATCGGTAAGAATTTGAACGCGCAAATGGTAGAACAGCTAAAGATTCGCCGCGAAAACGCATCCGATTAA
- a CDS encoding ABC transporter permease yields the protein MARSPIRRLTNDLEESARIAGEQLREHKVRSLLTALGVIIGVWAVILIGVGINGLDTGFKNSLSMLGDDHFYIEKFPWRDVGDDWRTYIRRPNFESRYADELNEIINETPDSGLMLAVPTVNFRRGISQGDFSTNSIQFTATTADFGLVNTADIAEGRFFTATEASSGQNVVILGSGVLDALFPGEDAAGVLGKRVKIARINFTVIGVLEKQGAFLGLQSFDNQAIIPLGTARKFFVGGRRWNGTSIRVVKYPETEREVARDEIIGAMRRVRGLLPGEDNDFEVNASDAVENTIGPVKAGIAVAGFVITGLALFVGAIGIMNITFVSVKERTKEIGTRRAIGARRSSILTQFLFEAVSICLLGGMIGLFLAFVSKQVLDNFAPNFPASFSINLMILAVSLSVTTGILSGFIPALMASKLEPANALRHE from the coding sequence GTGGCACGTTCCCCCATCAGACGCCTTACCAACGACCTCGAGGAATCCGCTCGCATCGCGGGCGAACAACTTCGGGAGCACAAAGTTCGCTCCCTTCTGACCGCGCTGGGCGTAATCATCGGAGTCTGGGCTGTCATACTAATCGGCGTGGGTATCAATGGCCTGGATACCGGTTTTAAGAACAGCCTGAGCATGCTGGGGGACGATCATTTCTACATCGAGAAATTCCCCTGGAGAGATGTTGGCGATGATTGGCGAACCTATATTCGTCGCCCCAATTTCGAGTCCCGCTACGCAGACGAACTTAACGAAATCATTAACGAAACACCTGACAGCGGACTCATGCTTGCGGTCCCTACAGTCAATTTCAGGCGAGGCATTTCCCAAGGCGATTTTTCGACCAACAGTATTCAATTCACTGCTACAACCGCGGATTTTGGCTTGGTCAATACTGCAGATATAGCGGAAGGACGTTTTTTCACCGCAACCGAAGCTTCAAGCGGTCAAAACGTCGTAATCCTGGGATCTGGGGTTTTGGACGCCCTCTTTCCGGGAGAGGACGCAGCGGGTGTTCTCGGTAAGCGGGTAAAAATCGCCCGCATCAATTTCACCGTGATCGGTGTTTTGGAAAAACAAGGGGCCTTCCTTGGACTGCAGAGCTTCGATAACCAGGCCATCATTCCGCTGGGAACCGCTCGTAAATTCTTCGTAGGCGGACGTCGATGGAATGGTACCTCTATCCGCGTGGTGAAGTATCCAGAAACTGAACGCGAGGTAGCTCGCGATGAAATCATCGGAGCCATGCGGCGTGTACGCGGGCTTTTGCCGGGAGAAGATAACGACTTTGAAGTAAACGCCTCGGATGCGGTAGAAAATACCATCGGCCCCGTCAAAGCCGGGATCGCGGTGGCAGGTTTCGTAATCACGGGACTCGCCCTCTTCGTCGGAGCCATCGGGATCATGAACATCACTTTCGTGAGCGTTAAGGAGCGAACCAAGGAAATAGGAACGAGAAGAGCTATCGGCGCCCGGCGCAGCTCCATTCTTACTCAATTCCTATTCGAGGCTGTTTCGATCTGCTTGTTGGGCGGGATGATAGGGCTCTTCCTCGCCTTCGTATCCAAGCAGGTGTTAGACAACTTCGCTCCCAATTTTCCGGCCAGCTTCTCTATCAACCTAATGATCTTGGCGGTTTCACTTTCCGTGACGACTGGGATCCTTTCTGGTTTTATCCCAGCCTTGATGGCTTCGAAGCTCGAACCTGCCAACGCTCTCCGCCATGAGTAG
- a CDS encoding SCO family protein, producing the protein MLLVAVATAGLLGCAQKNESQEDENEEGHALLGVIQAVDEEGLTLTVAHEEIPDFMPPMTMVFRVGPGDVQVFKEGDQIRARMIRDEDGGFRLIKIWKIDDKAASEMRKVNERLAKEAEKLASGYYLAEGDTFPEFALLDQYGNTVTPAQYEGKPFMLNFIFTRCTDGEMCPLSTSKMASLQKMAADAGLEKLEFISVSLDPQYDSPGVLRAYADAYGIDGKNFKFVTGEREAVRQLIKTMALTRIEADDDIIHSLATVLVDGDRKIVMRSTKKTWEPAAFLEAAKAL; encoded by the coding sequence ATGCTACTCGTGGCCGTCGCCACGGCTGGGCTTCTGGGATGCGCTCAAAAAAACGAAAGTCAAGAAGATGAAAATGAGGAAGGCCACGCTCTATTAGGAGTAATTCAGGCTGTCGATGAAGAGGGGTTAACACTTACGGTCGCCCACGAAGAGATTCCTGATTTCATGCCACCAATGACTATGGTGTTCAGGGTCGGCCCCGGAGATGTGCAGGTCTTCAAGGAAGGCGACCAGATACGGGCCCGCATGATCCGAGATGAAGACGGTGGATTCCGACTCATCAAAATCTGGAAAATCGATGACAAAGCGGCCTCCGAAATGCGTAAGGTGAACGAGCGACTTGCTAAGGAGGCAGAGAAGCTCGCCAGCGGCTACTATCTTGCGGAGGGGGATACGTTTCCTGAATTCGCCTTGCTGGACCAGTACGGGAATACAGTGACTCCTGCTCAGTACGAAGGTAAGCCCTTTATGCTTAATTTCATTTTTACTAGATGCACGGACGGAGAAATGTGCCCGCTCTCTACTTCCAAAATGGCTTCTCTGCAGAAGATGGCAGCGGATGCGGGACTCGAAAAGCTGGAATTCATCTCCGTTTCCCTGGATCCGCAATACGATAGCCCGGGTGTTCTTAGAGCCTACGCTGACGCCTATGGCATCGACGGAAAAAACTTCAAATTCGTCACAGGCGAAAGAGAGGCGGTACGTCAGCTCATCAAGACCATGGCCCTCACGCGTATTGAAGCAGACGACGATATTATACATAGTCTCGCGACCGTTTTAGTAGATGGAGATCGCAAGATCGTCATGCGTTCCACGAAGAAGACTTGGGAACCGGCTGCCTTCCTTGAAGCTGCGAAGGCTCTCTAG